A DNA window from Solanum lycopersicum chromosome 3, SLM_r2.1 contains the following coding sequences:
- the LOC101250390 gene encoding indole-3-glycerol phosphate synthase, chloroplastic isoform X2, with amino-acid sequence MDSVMPLRNTTAATATAASAAATDNSALVSESTIPEGEALKIKEWEVERFQDEIAASQGIKIRRRPTTGPPLHYVGPFEFRMQNEGNTPINILEEIIWYKDKEVSQMKEKKPLLLLKKLLSSVPPTRDFLGALRESYSRTGLPALIAEVKKASPSRGVLRENFNPVEIAKAYERGGAACLSVLTDQKYFQGSFENLEAIRNAGVECPLLCKEFVIEAWQIYYARVKGADAILLIAAVLPNLDIQYMIKICKLLGLTALVEVHDEMEMDRVLGIDGVELIGINNRDLGTFKVDISNTKKLLEGERGERIREKGIIVVGESGLFTPADIGYVQEAGVKAVLVGESLVKQEDPAKGISGLFGKDISC; translated from the exons ATGGATTCTGTAATGCCGTTGAGAAACACCACCGCCGCCACGGCAACGGCGGCCTCTGCAGCGGCGACG GATAATTCAGCTTTGGTTTCTGAATCCACCATTCCTGAAGGAGAGGCTCTCAAAATCAAGGAGTGGGAAGTAGAAAGATTCCAAGATGAAATTGCTGCAAGTCAAGGTATAAAAATTAGAAGGAGGCCGACAACAGGACCTCCTTTGCACTATGTTGGCCCTTTTGAATTTCGCATGCAGAATGAAGGCAATACTCCTATTAACATTCTCGAAGAAATTATCTGGTACAAGGACAAGGAAGTCTCGCAG ATGAAAGAGAAGAAACCGCTTCTTCTACTGAAAAAACTGCTTAGCAGTGTTCCACCTACCAGGGATTTTCTAGGAGCTCTGAGAGAATCATATTCAAGAACTGGATTGCCTGCTCTTATTGCTGAAGTGAAGAAGGCTTCTCCAAGTAGAGGTGTTCTGCGTGAAAATTTTAATCCA GTTGAGATCGCCAAAGCTTATGAAAGAGGTGGAGCAGCATGCCTTAGTGTTTTGACAGATCAGAAATATTTTCAG gGAAGCTTTGAAAATCTAGAGGCCATAAGGAATGCTGGAGTAGAG TGCCCTTTGTTATGTAAAGAATTTGTTATTGAGGCTTGGCAAATCTACTATGCTCGGGTCAAAGGTGCTGATGCGATTCTGTTAATTGCTGCTGTCCTACCAAACCTTGACATCCAGTATATGATTAAGATCTGCAAATTACTTGGATTGACAGCACTAGTTGAG GTGCATGATGAGATGGAAATGGACCGTGTCCTCGGAATTGACGGGGTTGAGCTGATTGGCATCAATAATAGAGACCTTG GAACTTTCAAGGTGGACATCAGCAATACCAAGAAACTTCTGGAAGGAGAGCGTGGGGAAAGAATTCGGGAGAAGGGCATTATT GTTGTTGGGGAATCTGGACTATTTACTCCAGCTGATATTGGTTATGTACAAGAAGCTGGTGTCAAAGCG GTGCTAGTTGGTGAGTCGCTTGTCAAACAGGAGGATCCTGCTAAAGGAATAAGTGGACTTTTTGGTAAAGACATCTCCTGCTAA
- the LOC101250390 gene encoding indole-3-glycerol phosphate synthase, chloroplastic isoform X1: MDSVMPLRNTTAATATAASAAATVRPRFSFQLLANPRPSKPAFSLSVPTTIFTTHRARILPQFTPVRAQEDNSALVSESTIPEGEALKIKEWEVERFQDEIAASQGIKIRRRPTTGPPLHYVGPFEFRMQNEGNTPINILEEIIWYKDKEVSQMKEKKPLLLLKKLLSSVPPTRDFLGALRESYSRTGLPALIAEVKKASPSRGVLRENFNPVEIAKAYERGGAACLSVLTDQKYFQGSFENLEAIRNAGVECPLLCKEFVIEAWQIYYARVKGADAILLIAAVLPNLDIQYMIKICKLLGLTALVEVHDEMEMDRVLGIDGVELIGINNRDLGTFKVDISNTKKLLEGERGERIREKGIIVVGESGLFTPADIGYVQEAGVKAVLVGESLVKQEDPAKGISGLFGKDISC; this comes from the exons ATGGATTCTGTAATGCCGTTGAGAAACACCACCGCCGCCACGGCAACGGCGGCCTCTGCAGCGGCGACGGTAAGACCCCGGTTCTCATTTCAACTCCTTGCCAATCCCAGACCTAGTAAACCGGCATTCTCCTTGTCAGTTCCAACGACTATTTTCACGACACACCGAGCTCGAATTTTGCCCCAATTTACACCAGTTCGAGCTCAAGAG GATAATTCAGCTTTGGTTTCTGAATCCACCATTCCTGAAGGAGAGGCTCTCAAAATCAAGGAGTGGGAAGTAGAAAGATTCCAAGATGAAATTGCTGCAAGTCAAGGTATAAAAATTAGAAGGAGGCCGACAACAGGACCTCCTTTGCACTATGTTGGCCCTTTTGAATTTCGCATGCAGAATGAAGGCAATACTCCTATTAACATTCTCGAAGAAATTATCTGGTACAAGGACAAGGAAGTCTCGCAG ATGAAAGAGAAGAAACCGCTTCTTCTACTGAAAAAACTGCTTAGCAGTGTTCCACCTACCAGGGATTTTCTAGGAGCTCTGAGAGAATCATATTCAAGAACTGGATTGCCTGCTCTTATTGCTGAAGTGAAGAAGGCTTCTCCAAGTAGAGGTGTTCTGCGTGAAAATTTTAATCCA GTTGAGATCGCCAAAGCTTATGAAAGAGGTGGAGCAGCATGCCTTAGTGTTTTGACAGATCAGAAATATTTTCAG gGAAGCTTTGAAAATCTAGAGGCCATAAGGAATGCTGGAGTAGAG TGCCCTTTGTTATGTAAAGAATTTGTTATTGAGGCTTGGCAAATCTACTATGCTCGGGTCAAAGGTGCTGATGCGATTCTGTTAATTGCTGCTGTCCTACCAAACCTTGACATCCAGTATATGATTAAGATCTGCAAATTACTTGGATTGACAGCACTAGTTGAG GTGCATGATGAGATGGAAATGGACCGTGTCCTCGGAATTGACGGGGTTGAGCTGATTGGCATCAATAATAGAGACCTTG GAACTTTCAAGGTGGACATCAGCAATACCAAGAAACTTCTGGAAGGAGAGCGTGGGGAAAGAATTCGGGAGAAGGGCATTATT GTTGTTGGGGAATCTGGACTATTTACTCCAGCTGATATTGGTTATGTACAAGAAGCTGGTGTCAAAGCG GTGCTAGTTGGTGAGTCGCTTGTCAAACAGGAGGATCCTGCTAAAGGAATAAGTGGACTTTTTGGTAAAGACATCTCCTGCTAA
- the LOC101250105 gene encoding aldehyde oxidase GLOX-like has protein sequence MEKLWQTRINCIIISAALLLHCLISCKAKTVLHHSAERKGTWKLLLNNTGVVGVQMVLTHWNTVILLDRSGSGRSGYQLRHRLNGTRCKGSRDDLSDPTCYVHSVEYSISNNTIRRLNIMSDTFSSSGSILSDGRIIESGGFGDASTRIHYIGPCRSGDNCDWSLGKKHLSVKRWYASSQILPDDRIIVVGGRGSFTYEFIPKMSTNGNVFHLSFLQQTSDGNNLYPIVHLSVDGKLFIFANRDSILFNYKQNRVVKKFPRIPGIGSRSYPSTGSSVILPLDQKDGFRKVEVMICGGAASGANAAAKQGTFLTGLNSCGRMVITGNNHKWKMENMPGPRLMNDMVLLPTGHVLIINGAKRGCAGWRNAAGPALEPYLYNPKKTLGRRFTILKSTKIARMFHSSAILVPDGSVLVAGSNPNNQYTYRNVSHPTELRLQAFIPDYMGKEYNHQRPHNVSIDINGTEGVAYGNEFLVRFLLESKPSKYLAFSAYAPPFTTHSLSMNQRLLRLRSTRIISDAKGWWNATVEAPPSANVAPSGFYLLSVVNEGIPSISEWIKFIQPAST, from the coding sequence ATGGAGAAGCTCTGGCAGACAAGAATCAACTGCATCATCATCAGTGCAGCTCTTTTACTGCACTGTCTTATTTCATGCAAAGCAAAAACTGTGTTGCACCATTCTGCAGAAAGAAAAGGGACATGGAAGCTACTGCTGAACAACACTGGAGTTGTGGGTGTGCAGATGGTTTTAACCCATTGGAACACTGTGATACTGCTTGATCGGAGCGGGTCTGGTCGATCAGGATACCAACTACGTCATCGTTTAAATGGAACAAGATGCAAGGGCAGTCGTGACGATTTGTCAGACCCAACTTGCTATGTTCATTCTGTTGAGTATAGCATTTCTAACAACACTATTAGGCGCTTGAACATCATGTCTGACACTTTTTCGTCTTCTGGTTCCATCTTGAGTGATGGAAGGATCATTGAATCAGGTGGCTTTGGAGATGCTTCGACAAGGATTCACTACATTGGGCCTTGTAGAAGTGGTGATAACTGTGACTGGAGCCTGGGGAAGAAACACTTATCTGTAAAACGTTGGTATGCTTCTAGCCAAATCCTCCCAGATGACAGGATCATCGTTGTTGGAGGACGAGGGTCCTTCACGTATGAGTTTATACCGAAAATGTCAACCAATGGAAATGTTTTCCATCTTAGTTTCTTGCAGCAAACTAGCGATGGAAACAATCTTTATCCTATTGTTCACCTTTCTGTTGATGGCAAATTGTTCATTTTTGCCAACAGGGATTCCATTCTTTTCAACTACAAGCAAAACAGGGTTGTAAAGAAATTCCCAAGAATCCCCGGAATAGGGTCAAGGAGTTATCCAAGCACAGGATCATCTGTTATTCTTCCACTGGATCAAAAAGATGGCTTCCGTAAAGTGGAGGTCATGATATGTGGAGGGGCAGCTTCAGGGGCGAATGCAGCTGCTAAACAGGGCACATTCTTGACAGGTCTAAACAGTTGCGGCAGAATGGTGATCACTGGAAATAACCATAAATGGAAGATGGAAAACATGCCAGGGCCACGCCTTATGAACGATATGGTGCTTCTTCCAACAGGACACGTGCTAATCATAAATGGCGCGAAGAGGGGTTGTGCTGGATGGAGAAATGCTGCTGGCCCTGCTCTTGAACCTTACCTATACAACCCCAAGAAAACTCTTGGCAGAAGGTTCACTATTCTTAAATCCACTAAAATCGCGAGAATGTTTCATTCATCAGCAATTCTTGTACCTGATGGAAGTGTACTAGTAGCAGGAAGCAATCCAAACAACCAATACACTTACAGAAATGTAAGTCACCCTACTGAACTCCGGCTACAGGCATTCATCCCGGACTATATGGGCAAGGAATACAATCATCAAAGGCCTCATAACGTGTCGATTGACATCAATGGCACGGAAGGAGTTGCATATGGTAACGAATTTTTGGTTCGTTTTTTGCTAGAGAGTAAACCTAGTAAATATCTGGCTTTTAGTGCATATGCTCCGCCGTTTACGACACATTCCCTGTCGATGAATCAAAGGTTGTTGAGACTCAGGAGCACACGGATAATAAGTGATGCAAAAGGTTGGTGGAATGCTACTGTTGAAGCTCCGCCATCAGCTAATGTAGCACCAAGTGGATTTTATTTGCTTAGTGTTGTTAATGAGGGAATTCCCAGCATTTCTGAGTGGATTAAGTTCATTCAACCTGCTTCAACTTGA
- the LOC101249812 gene encoding E3 ubiquitin-protein ligase RGLG2 — translation MGGKSSKRSTIGRYASYGSSSNSGYPGYAQSPYTQPTYPPPPSYQTYGGPPPESRKRLERKFSKIDDDYNSLEQVTDALARAGLESSNLIVGIDFTKSNEWTGARSFHRKSLHHIGDGQNPYEQAISIIGRTLSKFDEDNLIPCYGFGDASTHDQEVFSFYPDEKFCNGFEEVLGRYRELVPQLRLAGPTSFAPVIEMAITIVEQSGGQYHVLLIIADGQVTRSVDTVNGQLSPQEKRTVEAIVKASQYPLSIVLVGVGDGPWDMMREFDDNIPARAFDNFQFVNFTDIMAKNMALSRKEAEFALSALMEIPSQYKATLELNILGARRGNEIDRIALHPPQYGAASFGTSKPSQNSSYRPSAPSSSGHNSAVGSGQNSAVGSSHPASSADNQLCPICITNPKDMAFGCGHQTCCECGQDLLLCPICRDSIQTRIKLY, via the exons ATGGGTGGCAAGAGTTCAAAGAGGTCAACAATTGGCCGATATGCATCATATGGCTCCAGTTCAAATTCAGGTTATCCAGGCTATGCACAATCACCGTATACTCAACCAACCTATCCACCACCACCTTCTTATCAAACATACGGTGGTCCACCTCCTGAATCAAGGAAAAGGCTTGAGAGGAAATTTTCAAAGATAGATGATGACTACAACAGCTTAGAACAG GTTACTGATGCCCTTGCACGTGCTGGTTTAGAGTCATCTAACTTAATTGTTGGCATTGATTTTACCAAGAGCAATGAGTGGACTG GTGCAAGGTCATTCCACCGCAAAAGTTTGCATCACATTGGAGATGGGCAAAATCCATATGAACAAGCAATATCGATCATTGGAAGAACACTGTCGAAATTTGATGAGGACAACCTAATTCCTTGTTATGGATTTGGAGATG CCTCAACACATGATCAAGAAGTCTTCAGCTTCTATCCCGATGAGAAGTTTTGTAATGGATTCGAGGAAGTACTTGGTAGATATAGAGAATTAGTTCCCCAGTTACGGCTTGCAG GCCCAACATCATTTGCTCCTGTTATTGAAATGGCAATCACTATTGTTGAGCAGAGTGGTGGTCAGTACCATGTTTTATTGATAATAGCAGATGGACAG GTTACAAGAAGTGTAGATACTGTGAATGGCCAATTAAGCCCTCAAGAGAAGAGAACAGTTGAAGCAATTGTTAAAGCTAG TCAATACCCCTTGTCAATTGTTTTAGTTGGGGTTGGAGATGGGCCATGGGACATGATGAGGGAATTTGATGACAACATCCCTGCTCGGGCCTTTGACAATTTCCAG tttgttAATTTTACAGATATCATGGCAAAGAATATGGCTCTTTCCAGGAAAGAAGCAGAGTTTGCCTTGTCAGCATTGATGGAGATACCATCTCAGTACAAAGCAACTCTGGAGCTGAACATTCTGGG TGCTCGTAGAGGGAATGAAATTGATAGGATTGCTCTCCATCCTCCTCAATATGGTGCAGCTTCTTTCGGCACATCAAAACCTTCACAAAACAGTAGTTACCGTCCAAGTGCACCTTCTTCTAGTGGACACAATTCAGCTGTTGGAAGTGGACAAAATTCTGCTGTTGGGTCAAGTCATCCAGCAAGTTCTGCAGATAATCAG CTTTGCCCCATCTGCATAACCAATCCAAAGGACATGGCATTTGGTTGCGGACATCAG ACATGTTGTGAATGTGGTCAAGATCTGCTGTTGTGCCCCATCTGTCGGGACAGTATTCAAACTAGGATAAAACTTTACTGA